Part of the Pirellulales bacterium genome is shown below.
GCAAAGACAAGTTCCACAGCTTTTATCGCCAGTTTCTGTTGCGGCTGTTCCATGAGGGACTTGGCAAGCCGCCGCACGAACGCCAACCCGATCTTGAAGAGTTGCTGGGCAGCGTTCCCTATCTGAACGGCGGCCTCTTCGACCAGCACGAGCTGGAGCGGGCCAACCCCGACCTGGAAATTCCCGATAGCGCCTTCGAGCGCGTGTTCGCCTTCTTCGAGGAGTTCGATTGGACGTTGGAGCCGCGGCCGCCGGCATATTACGCCGCGAACCCTCGGGCGCGGGAAGAGATCAACCCCGACATTTTGGGCTACATCTTCGAGAAATACATCAACCAGAAGGAGATGGGAGCCTATTACACCAAGGAAGACATCACCGACTATATCTCGAAGAACACGATTATTCCGTTTCTGCTCGACGCGGCTCGCAAAGATTGCGCGGTCGCTTTCGGCGCCGGCCGTCCGTTATGGCGGCTGCTCGAAGAAACGCCCGACGCCTATCTCTACAAAGCGGTTCGCGCCGGCGTGATCGACGACGATGGGCAGATCGTTCCCTTGCCGGCCGAAATCGCCGCGGGACTCGACGACGTCTCGCGCCGGGGCGGATGGAACAAGCCGGCCGATGCCCCGTTCGCTTTGCCGACCGAAACCTGGCGAGAACATGTCGCCCGCCGCCGCCGTTGCCTGGAATTGCGGGCCAAGCTGGCCGCGGGCGAAGTCCACGAAATCGACGACCTTATAACCTACAATCTCGACATTCGCCGCTTCGCTCTCGACGCGATCGAGAATTGCGAGGGGGCGGAGTTCCTGCGGGCTTTCTACCAAGCGCTTGCGCGGGTTTCGGTGCTCGACCCCACCTGCGGCTCGGGCGCGTTCCTCTTCGCCGCGCTCAACGTGCTGGAACCGCTGTATGAGGCCTGTCTGGACCGCATGCAAGAGTTCGTCGACGACGCCGACGCGTCGGGCACGAAGCGCCGCAAAGAAGCCATTGACGACTTCCGCCAGACGCTCGACCGCGTGGCCGCCCATCCCAGCCGCGCCTATTTCATCCACAAGTCGATCGTGGTCAACAATCTTTACGGCGTCGACGTCATGGAAGAGGCCGTCGAAATCTGCAAGCTGCGGCTGTTTCTTAAGCTGGTGGCCCAGGTGGATGACGTGCGGCATCTCGAGCCGTTACCGGACATCGACTTCAACATCCGCGCCGGCAACACGCTCGTCGGCTTTACATCGCTGGAGGAGATTCGCAAGAGCCAAGAGGGCAAGCTGGCGTTTTCGAGCGCCGAGATTGCCAAAATCGAGGTTCAAGCGACCGCGGTTGATCGCCAGTTCAAGCGTTTTCGAGCATTGCAGACGAATGGCGCGTGCGAGGCTGATAGCGCCGCGGAGATTGCTGCGGCGAAAAATACGCTGCGCGGGATTCAAGCGGAACTCGGTATGCAGCTCGACCAATATTTGGCAGGGGAGTACGGCGTCGATGCCAGCGACGGAAAGCAGGCCAAACGCTTCCATGAGTGGCGCGAAAACCACAGGCCCTTCCATTGGTTTGTCGATTTCTACGGCGTGCTGGCGAACGGCGGCTTCGACGTGATCATTGGCAATCCGCCGTACGTCGAGCTGTCCGACGTTCGATCGCAATACAACGTCATCGGTTTGTCTCTTGTCAGCACCGGCAACCTCTATTCCTTGTGCGTCGAACGATGCCGGCCGCTGCTCCAAGAGAGGGGGCACTTTGGCGTAATCGTGCCGATCAGCGCCATTTCGACACCTCGAATGCTGCCGCTGATGCGCTTTTTGGTCACGAGTTTCTCGTGCCTGCACGCCGCAAATTTCGCGGTACGCCCAGGGAAGCTATTTACCGGCGTAGACATGAATCTGACGATTCTCTTGGGTTGCCAGCCGAACGGCATCGAGGGCCATCGGCAGCTCTTCTCGACCCAATACAACCGTTGGCAAGAACCAGCACGACAGGTACTCTTCCAAACGCTTTCTTATGCGCCCACAAACTTCGGCGAGGACATAAGCTCACTGCCAAAAATGGCATCGGATGAAGCAGCGAGTGTTTTGGTCAAGATAATGGGCGTATCCCGCATGAGTGCGCTTGCAGCCATCCGCTCTAATGGCGAAACCGTCTACTACCACAGCGGCGGCCGGTATTTCCGTAAGTGCCTTAGAGAGAAACTATCGAACGAGTATAAGGAGCTGAGCGTTCCACAAGGCTCCGGTGACGCGGTACTTTGCCTCCTCTCGTCATCGCTTTACTATTGGTTCTGGATTTCAATTTCCG
Proteins encoded:
- a CDS encoding DNA methyltransferase; this translates as MQIDFNRIRDCLKRFEFQNLFVEELGWDRPPPDVQLTVGGKSYKLRAVAQKRGFVVYEWAAASSEPIPDSTLGRKIDRELTKHTREHIIVFTDAAHTMQVWQWVKREAGTALSCRRHTFHVSQPGDSLLQKLDKLFVSLDEEEDFSIVDAAGRVRAAFDVERVTKRFFERFQAEHEAFLGFVRGIREQGDREWYASLMLNRLMFIYFIQKRRFLDGDVDYLHNRLTRVKLLRGKDKFHSFYRQFLLRLFHEGLGKPPHERQPDLEELLGSVPYLNGGLFDQHELERANPDLEIPDSAFERVFAFFEEFDWTLEPRPPAYYAANPRAREEINPDILGYIFEKYINQKEMGAYYTKEDITDYISKNTIIPFLLDAARKDCAVAFGAGRPLWRLLEETPDAYLYKAVRAGVIDDDGQIVPLPAEIAAGLDDVSRRGGWNKPADAPFALPTETWREHVARRRRCLELRAKLAAGEVHEIDDLITYNLDIRRFALDAIENCEGAEFLRAFYQALARVSVLDPTCGSGAFLFAALNVLEPLYEACLDRMQEFVDDADASGTKRRKEAIDDFRQTLDRVAAHPSRAYFIHKSIVVNNLYGVDVMEEAVEICKLRLFLKLVAQVDDVRHLEPLPDIDFNIRAGNTLVGFTSLEEIRKSQEGKLAFSSAEIAKIEVQATAVDRQFKRFRALQTNGACEADSAAEIAAAKNTLRGIQAELGMQLDQYLAGEYGVDASDGKQAKRFHEWRENHRPFHWFVDFYGVLANGGFDVIIGNPPYVELSDVRSQYNVIGLSLVSTGNLYSLCVERCRPLLQERGHFGVIVPISAISTPRMLPLMRFLVTSFSCLHAANFAVRPGKLFTGVDMNLTILLGCQPNGIEGHRQLFSTQYNRWQEPARQVLFQTLSYAPTNFGEDISSLPKMASDEAASVLVKIMGVSRMSALAAIRSNGETVYYHSGGRYFRKCLREKLSNEYKELSVPQGSGDAVLCLLSSSLYYWFWISISDCYHVTKRDIAAMPFPATLAGDSCFHRLADRLLGDLWTHAQKRQRNRANGEQREEVNFDVSKSKPILDEIDAILARHFGLSPEEMDMIVNYDAKYRITELES